One genomic window of Campylobacter fetus subsp. fetus includes the following:
- a CDS encoding helix-turn-helix domain-containing protein, which translates to MVKQFYTPKELSDLTGISVSHLAHLRMDSFKYDEYGNFKAEYFPFLKVGKKVLYPSKEVDAVLANLINKGN; encoded by the coding sequence ATGGTAAAACAATTTTACACCCCAAAAGAGTTGTCAGACTTAACAGGTATCAGCGTATCGCATTTAGCTCATCTTAGAATGGATAGCTTTAAATACGATGAATACGGCAATTTTAAAGCAGAGTATTTCCCGTTTCTTAAAGTAGGTAAAAAAGTACTTTATCCATCAAAAGAAGTGGACGCCGTGTTGGCTAATCTAATAAATAAAGGGAATTAA